In one window of Legionella fallonii LLAP-10 DNA:
- a CDS encoding amidohydrolase: MDVIFYNGNFQGSGIKGKITAVAINNSRFAQFGSDTEIIKLKTAQTKLIDLQQKTVIPGLNDSHIHLIRGGLNFNMELRWDGVSSLHDALFMLKEQAERTPAPQWVRVVGGWTEFQFQERRMPTLDEINAVSKDTPVFVLHLYDRALLNKAALHVIGYDKNTKELPGTYIQRDKQGNPTGMLIAHPNAIILYSTLAQGPKLSREDQTNSTLHFMRELNRLGITSVIDAGGGFQNYPDDYDVIGELAKENKLTVRIAYNLFTQKSGHELEDFTHWTQISKYQQGDEYYRHNGAGEMLVFSAADFEDFLQPRPDLPPVMEEQLKPVVRVLAGNKWPFRLHATYDESIARALTVYEEIHAEVPIDTLHWFFDHAETISDRSIERVQKLGGGIAIQNRMAFQGEYFSERYGREKTLYTPPINKILEAGIPVGMGTDATRVSSYNPWLCLYWLTTGKTVGGQLLYKEDNLLSREKALELYTKGSAWFSNEAESKGSFLPNQFADFAVLSQDFFQVPDEDIKDIYSLMTVVGGDVVHACEQFNQYNPPIPPVSPSWSPVKYYGGYQPRKLPSSMIHSHHHHKHRHHFSSCHNNSGLWGGCFCWAF, translated from the coding sequence ATGGATGTTATTTTTTACAATGGTAATTTTCAAGGTTCTGGAATTAAGGGAAAAATAACCGCGGTTGCCATTAACAATAGTCGATTTGCTCAATTTGGCTCTGATACAGAAATAATAAAATTAAAAACCGCGCAAACCAAGCTGATCGATTTGCAGCAAAAAACAGTGATCCCTGGATTAAATGACTCTCACATTCATCTCATTCGTGGTGGATTGAACTTTAATATGGAACTGAGATGGGATGGGGTATCCAGTCTGCATGATGCCTTATTCATGTTAAAAGAGCAGGCAGAGCGTACTCCTGCGCCACAATGGGTTAGGGTGGTAGGTGGGTGGACTGAATTTCAATTCCAAGAGCGCCGAATGCCAACTTTAGATGAGATTAATGCGGTGTCCAAGGACACCCCTGTTTTTGTCTTGCATCTCTATGATCGTGCCTTGTTAAACAAAGCGGCATTACACGTCATAGGATATGATAAAAATACAAAAGAACTACCGGGAACTTACATTCAGCGTGACAAGCAAGGCAATCCAACCGGTATGTTAATTGCCCATCCTAACGCGATCATTCTTTATTCTACTTTGGCTCAAGGTCCTAAATTAAGCCGTGAAGATCAAACCAATTCAACATTGCATTTTATGCGGGAATTAAACCGCCTTGGTATTACCAGTGTGATTGATGCTGGCGGTGGTTTTCAAAATTACCCAGATGATTATGATGTAATTGGGGAACTTGCTAAAGAGAATAAATTAACAGTACGGATTGCTTATAACTTATTTACCCAAAAGTCAGGCCATGAGTTAGAGGATTTTACTCATTGGACGCAAATCTCTAAGTATCAGCAAGGTGATGAGTATTATAGGCACAATGGTGCTGGAGAAATGCTCGTTTTCTCTGCTGCTGATTTTGAGGATTTTTTACAACCACGTCCTGATTTACCTCCGGTAATGGAGGAGCAGTTAAAACCGGTGGTACGCGTTTTAGCTGGGAATAAATGGCCGTTTAGGTTACATGCCACTTATGATGAGTCTATTGCCAGAGCTCTTACCGTTTATGAGGAAATTCATGCCGAAGTTCCTATAGATACACTTCATTGGTTCTTTGATCATGCAGAAACTATTTCTGACCGTTCCATAGAGCGAGTACAGAAACTGGGGGGAGGGATTGCTATTCAAAACAGAATGGCATTTCAAGGAGAGTATTTTAGTGAGCGCTACGGCAGGGAAAAAACCTTATATACTCCACCAATTAATAAAATCCTTGAAGCAGGAATTCCTGTTGGTATGGGCACTGATGCAACGCGAGTTTCCAGTTATAACCCTTGGTTATGTCTTTATTGGCTGACTACAGGGAAAACTGTAGGAGGGCAATTGCTTTACAAAGAAGATAACCTCCTTTCCAGAGAAAAAGCTTTAGAGCTTTATACTAAAGGCAGTGCTTGGTTTTCTAATGAGGCAGAAAGCAAAGGTTCTTTTTTACCGAATCAATTCGCTGATTTTGCTGTCCTCTCCCAGGATTTCTTTCAAGTGCCTGATGAGGATATTAAAGATATTTATTCGCTAATGACGGTAGTTGGCGGTGACGTTGTTCATGCTTGTGAACAATTTAATCAGTATAATCCGCCTATTCCTCCGGTGAGTCCTTCCTGGTCTCCTGTTAAATATTATGGGGGGTATCAGCCACGGAAATTGCCTTCGTCAATGATACACTCTCACCATCATCACAAACATCGTCACCATTTTTCTTCCTGTCACAATAATTCTGGTTTATGGGGAGGATGTTTTTGTTGGGCGTTTTAG
- a CDS encoding LysR family transcriptional regulator, whose protein sequence is MDKLANMQAFETIAHTGSFAEAARRLDLANSVVSKRVKDLEEFLGVPLFNRTTRKVTLTETGYIYLEYVQKFLNELEEIESHIRYKTEKPVGTVKLAAPLSFGMQYLGSAIASYLGKNPQVTIKTYLSDRAVDLLEEGYDLALRTGPMKDSSLIAKKLVSCRRVVCASPEYYTTHGKPQTPSDLKEHNCLSYLNLAEGKSWPFIINGKKTWQQVTGSFLSDNGDLLHQAARSGCGITLLPTFIVSESIKSGALEIALEEFEESDFGIYAVYQYTRHLPVKVRTLIDHLADSFKEISL, encoded by the coding sequence ATGGATAAACTAGCCAACATGCAAGCATTTGAGACCATCGCACACACAGGCAGCTTTGCTGAAGCAGCCAGAAGACTGGATCTGGCGAACTCAGTGGTTAGTAAGCGAGTTAAAGATTTAGAAGAATTTTTAGGTGTTCCTCTTTTTAACCGTACGACCCGTAAAGTAACCTTAACCGAGACTGGATACATTTATTTGGAATACGTACAGAAATTTCTGAATGAACTTGAGGAGATTGAAAGTCACATTCGTTATAAGACTGAAAAGCCTGTTGGAACAGTAAAACTAGCAGCGCCCCTAAGTTTCGGCATGCAATATCTAGGTTCAGCCATTGCCTCCTACTTAGGAAAAAATCCACAGGTAACCATAAAAACTTATTTATCAGATAGAGCAGTTGATTTGCTCGAAGAAGGCTATGATCTTGCCCTACGTACAGGCCCGATGAAAGACTCCTCTTTAATTGCTAAAAAGCTTGTTTCTTGTCGTCGTGTTGTTTGTGCAAGCCCTGAATATTATACAACTCACGGTAAACCGCAAACTCCAAGTGATTTAAAGGAGCACAACTGCTTGAGCTATTTAAATCTAGCTGAGGGCAAATCCTGGCCTTTTATAATTAATGGTAAAAAAACATGGCAACAAGTCACAGGAAGTTTTCTATCAGACAATGGGGATTTACTACACCAAGCCGCTCGTTCTGGATGTGGTATCACCCTACTCCCTACCTTTATTGTTAGTGAATCCATAAAGTCTGGTGCCTTGGAAATTGCATTAGAAGAGTTTGAAGAAAGTGATTTTGGCATTTATGCAGTCTATCAATACACACGCCATTTACCAGTAAAAGTGCGTACATTAATTGATCATTTAGCAGATAGTTTCAAAGAAATCTCCCTTTAA
- a CDS encoding pirin family protein: MMIKRNKETRGLTNISWLKSKHSFSFGDYYDPEQMGFGPLRVINEDRVIPGAGFGFHPHNNMEIISYVVSGQLAHKDSMKNGSVIKPGDVQIMSAGTGVMHSEYNASNTEEVHFLQIWIMPNVRNERPNYQQKLFSPEEMHHCFRVVVSPNGEEQSLVIKQDARMLAGRFDKGEHTVVQTKSNRRYWLQMVHGSVIVNEERLSSGDGLALEREEILNIASVVDSEIILFDLP; this comes from the coding sequence ATGATGATAAAAAGAAACAAAGAGACGCGTGGTTTAACTAATATTAGTTGGTTAAAGAGTAAACACAGCTTTTCTTTTGGCGATTATTATGATCCTGAGCAAATGGGATTTGGTCCCTTACGTGTTATTAATGAAGATCGGGTTATTCCTGGAGCAGGGTTCGGTTTCCATCCTCATAATAATATGGAAATTATTTCTTATGTAGTTAGCGGTCAATTGGCTCACAAAGACAGTATGAAAAATGGCTCGGTGATTAAACCAGGTGATGTGCAAATCATGAGTGCAGGTACTGGGGTAATGCATAGTGAGTATAATGCTTCCAATACAGAGGAGGTGCATTTTTTGCAAATTTGGATTATGCCCAATGTGCGTAATGAAAGGCCTAACTATCAACAAAAACTCTTCTCTCCTGAGGAAATGCATCATTGTTTTCGTGTGGTAGTTTCTCCAAATGGTGAGGAGCAATCGTTAGTGATCAAGCAGGATGCACGTATGTTGGCTGGCCGGTTTGATAAGGGGGAGCATACAGTAGTTCAAACAAAATCTAATCGTCGATATTGGTTACAAATGGTGCACGGTAGTGTGATTGTTAATGAAGAGCGGTTGTCTTCTGGTGATGGTTTGGCTCTAGAGCGTGAGGAGATACTTAATATTGCTTCGGTGGTGGATAGTGAGATTATTCTCTTTGATTTACCCTAG
- a CDS encoding alpha/beta hydrolase family protein — translation MRTHVPGYYILERPNKKSWFDSFKAPFTQLSQFLPSSLSRAFTIVALGPDEIRLQNPIHVMFTTDDRKEKGTVIVNMLPSKSQKAPKSYFDKKNPFSPVKRQKLLFDNPEHKSHVDSIIAEIGKLLDGSSTQDKCKEKQFAIEDIHLKGLERLDEKLADYFKEQIRQKYGQDFFERPRKTKLDFYTLEPSESVTLESVEVSNAEEQMKPMSERKFIIACMARNQNYIYWLKDFYISSQNIGCSVIGFNYRGVDYSKGMIKTQNDMVNDAIAQADRLLELGVKPENIAFEGMSLGGAIATISAATMHDKGLEVKLYNERSYRSLIRLMIGYIMPKSDSNPWNPLTWLKYIAVGLTYLFLAPIMWLEGWHLDAASAWDRIPMECKDYSVARNHTNPEQHDDDDLVHDSFSSIASLMAEHLEEVKQKQKDGVSLSKAEQQILDDKPESHEFSLNRDDKTNANESSHSAPRRFLLDTHTRSHTMQSYMIESMRTKLGTKPLTLDSSENPTEVCDLSIGVTA, via the coding sequence ATGAGAACCCATGTGCCAGGCTATTATATCCTTGAAAGACCTAACAAAAAATCATGGTTTGATTCTTTTAAAGCCCCATTCACCCAACTGAGTCAATTTTTACCCTCCAGTCTTAGCCGAGCATTTACCATCGTTGCTTTAGGACCAGATGAAATAAGGTTACAAAACCCCATTCATGTCATGTTCACAACGGATGATCGTAAAGAAAAAGGCACAGTCATTGTTAATATGCTTCCTAGTAAATCCCAAAAAGCACCGAAAAGTTATTTTGACAAAAAGAATCCATTCTCCCCAGTAAAACGCCAAAAATTATTATTTGATAACCCTGAACATAAGTCCCACGTGGACTCCATCATCGCTGAAATTGGAAAGCTCCTTGACGGCAGCTCTACTCAGGATAAATGCAAAGAGAAACAATTTGCAATTGAAGACATACACCTTAAAGGGCTCGAAAGGCTAGATGAAAAATTAGCAGACTATTTCAAAGAGCAAATACGTCAAAAATACGGCCAAGATTTTTTTGAGCGTCCTCGTAAAACTAAATTGGATTTTTATACCCTAGAGCCATCAGAAAGTGTAACGCTTGAGTCTGTAGAAGTATCCAATGCAGAAGAACAGATGAAGCCAATGTCGGAACGAAAATTTATTATTGCATGCATGGCACGCAACCAAAACTACATCTATTGGCTTAAAGATTTTTATATCTCATCTCAAAATATTGGTTGCTCTGTTATTGGATTTAATTATCGAGGAGTTGACTACAGCAAAGGGATGATTAAAACACAAAATGACATGGTCAATGACGCCATTGCACAAGCTGATCGCCTGCTTGAATTAGGTGTTAAGCCTGAAAATATAGCGTTTGAAGGGATGAGTCTAGGAGGTGCTATTGCTACTATCTCTGCGGCCACCATGCATGATAAAGGATTGGAGGTAAAATTATATAACGAACGCTCCTACCGCTCTCTCATTCGCTTAATGATTGGTTATATCATGCCTAAAAGCGATAGTAACCCCTGGAATCCTCTAACCTGGTTAAAATATATCGCTGTAGGTCTGACGTATCTCTTTTTGGCTCCTATCATGTGGCTAGAAGGATGGCATTTAGATGCTGCCAGTGCATGGGATAGGATTCCAATGGAATGTAAAGATTATTCTGTGGCACGTAATCACACCAACCCAGAACAACATGATGACGATGATCTAGTCCATGACAGTTTTTCATCTATAGCCTCCCTCATGGCCGAGCACCTGGAAGAGGTAAAGCAAAAACAAAAAGATGGTGTATCGCTTTCAAAAGCGGAACAACAGATTCTTGATGATAAACCTGAGTCCCATGAATTTTCACTCAATAGAGACGACAAAACCAATGCGAATGAATCCTCCCACTCCGCACCGCGTCGTTTCTTATTGGATACTCATACTCGTTCGCATACGATGCAATCCTATATGATAGAATCTATGCGTACAAAACTAGGCACTAAGCCACTAACACTAGATTCATCAGAAAATCCAACAGAAGTATGTGACTTATCAATTGGTGTTACAGCCTAA
- a CDS encoding Fic family protein, producing MKVKIVLYSSQRFFCDITDNSIPISSQLKEYMTGEEIDLEDIAYFECDGIRHNNFSDIDSWYSHLDNLIKHNLRQCKMIIEGEDLPIIPTDAHTALARFYASYPKNRLWQLAVDGQLYAKITGNSREQITKRIDNKGWVDYENREHGSLKAFFSCLNVALENIDDTELSSNLIKKLHSCVTQNVENMEENSVQGDYRAKEVNFNIYPESGRVTVEGLEDLLNKIDQGRLGSARLYLGDKHDKSFETYLDQTNFSIVKAALEKEGEGASLSNKELAQYILSKYSCLHYQAPASDEVDGLMEMTIQHYNKRVRNCTSLDSLLDLIGETTEFFERIHPFGDGNGRVFVNALQNRLLLQNGLPPATLFQPNLYDVYDHYAAVLKRGILNTVAIYNGKDIFGYYLHKENNLEEQQLFLEMDELKKFKVQTVTNPLFSLLTNLHAINMNSISEALLFTEDVLIKLDCITEVLKHMSYSQKESIDEFNKVFNQLVQTVNLPSYDSSNADFALQELNLQIGKRQIERESIMQSIMQLDEEEEEDIVMTEKDEKPQYKNNSPQEAEPVINLGKELLIKELREFIVSQQSEGLTFFKPAPIVEIALKMIQLLNGDNTENASLNDKDIELCRSTALGEIITKYSGLFDQLIVEVDINPQVKNVRH from the coding sequence ATGAAGGTCAAAATTGTTTTGTATTCTAGTCAACGCTTTTTTTGCGATATTACCGATAACTCAATACCTATTTCTTCGCAGCTTAAGGAGTATATGACAGGAGAAGAAATAGACTTAGAAGATATAGCGTATTTTGAATGTGACGGTATACGCCATAATAATTTCAGTGATATTGATTCTTGGTATTCGCATCTCGATAACTTGATAAAGCATAATTTGCGTCAATGTAAAATGATAATAGAGGGAGAGGACCTTCCTATTATCCCAACCGATGCCCATACAGCCTTAGCTAGGTTTTATGCCTCTTATCCTAAAAATAGACTATGGCAGTTAGCTGTTGACGGTCAGTTGTATGCCAAAATAACTGGCAATTCAAGAGAGCAAATCACAAAGCGAATAGATAATAAAGGCTGGGTTGATTACGAAAATAGGGAGCATGGTTCATTAAAAGCTTTTTTTTCTTGTCTTAATGTTGCACTAGAAAATATTGATGATACAGAACTAAGTAGCAATCTAATAAAAAAACTACATTCCTGTGTGACACAGAATGTAGAAAACATGGAGGAGAATTCAGTACAAGGGGATTATAGAGCTAAAGAAGTTAATTTTAATATTTATCCGGAATCTGGTCGTGTAACCGTAGAGGGGTTAGAAGATTTACTCAATAAAATCGATCAGGGTCGTTTAGGTAGTGCTCGCTTATACCTAGGTGATAAGCATGATAAATCTTTTGAAACTTATTTGGATCAAACCAATTTTTCGATAGTAAAAGCAGCATTGGAAAAAGAGGGGGAAGGTGCGAGTCTGAGCAACAAAGAGTTAGCGCAATATATTCTTTCCAAATATTCATGTCTTCATTATCAAGCCCCAGCATCAGATGAGGTTGATGGACTTATGGAAATGACTATCCAACATTATAATAAGAGGGTGAGAAACTGCACCAGCTTGGATAGTTTATTAGACTTAATCGGTGAAACAACCGAGTTTTTTGAGCGGATACATCCTTTTGGTGATGGGAATGGACGAGTTTTTGTAAATGCTTTGCAAAATCGTTTATTACTACAAAATGGTTTGCCACCGGCTACTTTGTTCCAACCAAATCTCTATGATGTTTATGACCATTATGCTGCTGTACTGAAACGAGGCATATTGAATACCGTCGCAATTTATAACGGTAAGGATATATTTGGTTATTACCTACATAAGGAAAATAATCTTGAAGAACAACAATTGTTCTTGGAAATGGATGAATTAAAGAAATTTAAGGTGCAAACGGTTACCAATCCGCTATTTTCTTTATTAACCAATCTCCATGCTATCAATATGAACTCCATTTCAGAGGCGCTTCTTTTTACTGAAGATGTGCTAATTAAATTAGATTGTATTACTGAAGTGCTTAAACATATGAGTTATTCGCAAAAAGAGAGTATTGACGAATTTAACAAAGTATTTAATCAACTTGTTCAAACAGTTAATTTACCAAGTTATGACTCATCTAATGCTGATTTTGCGCTACAAGAATTAAATCTACAAATAGGTAAGCGTCAAATAGAGAGGGAGAGCATTATGCAGAGCATAATGCAATTAGATGAAGAGGAAGAAGAAGATATTGTTATGACTGAAAAGGATGAAAAACCTCAATACAAAAACAATTCCCCGCAGGAAGCAGAACCCGTTATTAATTTAGGTAAGGAACTGCTTATAAAAGAGTTACGTGAGTTTATAGTGAGTCAACAATCCGAGGGTCTTACTTTTTTTAAACCAGCTCCCATCGTTGAAATTGCATTAAAAATGATACAGTTACTTAATGGGGACAACACCGAGAATGCCTCATTAAATGACAAAGATATAGAACTATGCCGTTCTACAGCCTTAGGTGAAATCATTACAAAATACAGTGGTCTATTTGATCAGCTTATAGTCGAAGTTGATATTAATCCGCAAGTGAAAAATGTGAGACATTAA
- a CDS encoding YtcA family lipoprotein, with amino-acid sequence MRRKLNLHLILNLVFLLSGCHTSPSQDILGSYFPSWLLCTFIGFVLTVIIHIVLIKVGVDEFIPMKLLVYVSLAASLTFCIWLIWFGN; translated from the coding sequence ATGAGAAGAAAATTAAATCTACACCTAATACTTAACCTAGTTTTTCTATTATCAGGCTGTCACACCTCGCCATCCCAAGATATTTTAGGTTCCTATTTTCCTTCGTGGCTATTGTGTACTTTTATTGGATTTGTGCTGACGGTCATTATCCATATCGTATTGATCAAGGTTGGCGTTGATGAATTTATTCCAATGAAGTTATTGGTATACGTTAGTCTTGCGGCATCACTCACATTTTGTATCTGGCTAATATGGTTTGGTAATTAA
- a CDS encoding efflux RND transporter periplasmic adaptor subunit, which translates to MKKVLGNLIAFAALVMLLISGTLVVLRMNERPRTDDAVLFADIANIAPEVSGRVISLNIHNNQSVHVGDILFIVDPEPYQLRLNAAKAQYHLATTSLTRMEPLLRKGYVTAEQIDEARAAKESARAAEALAKRDLVNTVVKAPFDGKIVGLNIAVGEYATTGHPLFTMIKTSKWYVIANFRETEVRKMKKGALSTVYVMAHPDQPLQGHVDSVGWGVTSEDSSFGNGLPSIPKSLNWVRLAQRFPVRILLDNPPDNLMRVGASAVAVVHYEVHNSHSAVGDSINADQ; encoded by the coding sequence ATGAAAAAAGTATTGGGTAACCTTATTGCTTTTGCTGCATTAGTGATGCTCCTTATTTCAGGAACTTTAGTTGTATTGCGTATGAATGAGCGTCCCCGCACTGACGATGCAGTCCTTTTTGCCGATATTGCTAATATTGCTCCAGAGGTATCAGGACGCGTTATTTCATTAAATATTCACAACAACCAAAGCGTTCATGTGGGGGATATCCTTTTTATTGTTGATCCTGAACCGTATCAACTGAGACTCAATGCTGCAAAAGCTCAATATCATCTTGCTACAACATCCTTAACTAGAATGGAGCCTTTGTTGAGGAAAGGTTATGTGACGGCAGAACAGATAGATGAGGCTCGAGCAGCTAAAGAAAGTGCGCGCGCAGCGGAAGCCCTTGCGAAACGTGATCTGGTTAATACAGTCGTGAAAGCGCCATTCGATGGTAAAATTGTAGGGTTAAATATTGCAGTTGGCGAATATGCCACTACGGGACATCCTTTGTTTACGATGATTAAAACGTCCAAATGGTATGTGATAGCAAATTTTCGGGAAACGGAAGTCAGAAAAATGAAAAAAGGGGCTCTTTCGACCGTTTATGTGATGGCTCATCCCGATCAGCCGTTACAGGGGCATGTGGACAGTGTCGGTTGGGGCGTGACTTCGGAGGATTCCAGTTTTGGTAATGGGCTGCCTAGCATCCCTAAATCACTTAATTGGGTGAGATTAGCACAACGTTTTCCTGTGCGTATCCTGCTTGATAATCCGCCAGATAATCTAATGCGTGTGGGCGCTTCTGCTGTTGCAGTAGTTCATTATGAGGTTCACAACTCACATAGTGCTGTAGGCGATTCCATTAATGCAGATCAATGA
- a CDS encoding FUSC family protein: MQINEFLLHELSPRAGRIANVSRITVLTILVIILSETFQIPEPAYSAYIVFFISKEEKASTLLTAIIVMLAITISVFSALAIYTISVGEPGLRLPLMAVIVFLGMFISRISSIGIVAFVIGFLVTLSLTLIDIVPPLASMPSTEILTRSVLWLWVVAMLPVSLVFVGNILAGRAPIELFNTGLIDRFQLAGQSLIGARPVIDPKQFYAKANMGVLLNYLKMAGLLQKEIKQKTSVNRAIVALTGRLMMLLAELGKLPIADIRLLALKTDCGVQLLSLAQAMTSQTEYPQQNLIIPDYEGNAASDSKAFLLLSKITAVVNTLAELLGTSRSDTTDEQEKSDKEHSPLIVPDAFSNPDYVHYALKTTLAIFIAYFTYTMLSWPEIRTCMITCFFVALGSMGETGHKMILRLVGALIGGGLGLAAIVFIMPYITTITGLCIIIALVSFFAAWVATSSELLSYAGLQIALAFFVSILVGYGPTIDLTSARDRIIGILLGNIIVFLVFSAIWPTRAIRQARLAFASAVDKLSQFFSLSNQQEQGDALFFSLQDSLSQASRLIVLNAFEPERAEDEIIRVGMSLIEQVQTLSSIAMIVSEQNREGLFTETTHAELIHYNQLLGKWLMLIAKEIQRNEFTALEPPNIAPLIHSFQQANSAYFAHPLFSAYASWYQSLDVEVSEFKRLIDRLIFQGHIMLHRLKEETR, from the coding sequence ATGCAGATCAATGAATTCTTACTTCATGAACTGTCTCCAAGAGCCGGACGTATTGCCAATGTGTCACGTATCACCGTACTCACCATTTTAGTGATTATTCTATCAGAAACATTTCAGATCCCTGAACCAGCCTATTCAGCATACATTGTATTTTTTATTTCTAAGGAAGAGAAAGCGTCAACTTTATTAACGGCAATTATTGTCATGTTGGCGATTACCATATCGGTTTTTTCGGCTTTAGCTATTTATACAATTTCAGTGGGAGAGCCTGGACTGAGACTACCCTTGATGGCTGTTATTGTCTTTTTAGGCATGTTTATCTCACGTATCTCTTCTATAGGAATAGTGGCCTTTGTTATTGGCTTTCTGGTTACTCTCTCTTTAACCTTAATTGATATAGTTCCTCCTCTTGCGTCCATGCCGAGTACAGAGATCCTCACTCGTTCTGTGCTATGGTTATGGGTCGTCGCCATGTTGCCTGTCAGTTTGGTTTTTGTGGGTAATATCCTTGCCGGACGTGCTCCTATTGAACTATTTAATACGGGTTTAATTGATCGTTTTCAGCTGGCGGGTCAGTCACTTATTGGCGCTCGACCGGTCATCGATCCTAAACAATTTTATGCCAAAGCGAATATGGGAGTACTTCTTAATTATTTGAAGATGGCGGGTCTTTTACAGAAAGAGATCAAACAAAAAACATCCGTTAATCGAGCTATAGTTGCTCTTACGGGGCGGTTAATGATGTTGCTTGCAGAGTTAGGTAAATTGCCTATTGCTGACATTCGTCTCCTCGCCCTTAAAACAGATTGCGGAGTTCAATTATTATCGTTAGCTCAAGCAATGACATCGCAAACTGAATACCCACAGCAGAACTTGATTATCCCTGATTATGAAGGAAATGCAGCCTCTGATAGCAAAGCTTTTTTATTACTCAGCAAAATCACTGCAGTCGTTAACACTCTAGCTGAGTTGCTAGGCACATCACGTAGTGACACAACCGATGAGCAAGAAAAAAGTGATAAAGAACATAGCCCGCTGATAGTTCCAGATGCTTTTAGTAATCCCGATTATGTTCATTATGCGTTGAAAACGACGCTTGCTATTTTTATCGCTTATTTCACCTACACCATGTTGAGTTGGCCTGAAATTAGGACCTGTATGATCACCTGCTTCTTTGTTGCTCTGGGAAGTATGGGCGAAACAGGACATAAAATGATTCTGCGTCTGGTTGGCGCACTCATTGGCGGAGGATTGGGATTAGCGGCCATAGTGTTCATTATGCCTTATATAACAACAATTACAGGCTTATGCATCATCATTGCTTTGGTCTCTTTTTTTGCTGCTTGGGTGGCCACAAGTAGTGAACTTTTATCTTATGCTGGTTTACAAATTGCCCTGGCATTTTTTGTCAGTATCCTTGTCGGATATGGGCCAACAATCGATCTTACTTCGGCACGAGACAGGATTATTGGCATTCTTCTTGGCAATATTATTGTATTCCTTGTATTTTCCGCGATCTGGCCAACACGGGCTATAAGACAGGCTCGATTAGCGTTTGCCTCTGCTGTTGATAAATTGTCGCAATTCTTTTCCTTAAGTAATCAACAAGAGCAAGGTGATGCATTGTTTTTTTCCTTGCAGGATTCCTTGTCTCAAGCCAGTCGTTTGATTGTTCTTAATGCATTTGAGCCTGAGCGTGCAGAAGATGAGATTATAAGAGTAGGGATGAGCCTAATAGAGCAAGTGCAAACACTGAGTAGTATCGCTATGATTGTGTCTGAACAAAATAGGGAGGGATTGTTTACTGAGACAACTCATGCTGAGTTAATCCATTACAATCAATTGCTTGGTAAGTGGTTGATGTTAATAGCAAAAGAAATTCAACGCAATGAGTTTACTGCGCTTGAGCCTCCTAATATTGCTCCTCTTATCCATAGTTTTCAACAAGCGAATAGTGCATACTTCGCTCATCCATTATTTTCTGCTTATGCTTCTTGGTATCAATCCTTAGACGTTGAGGTGAGCGAGTTTAAGCGCTTGATTGATCGATTGATTTTCCAAGGACATATCATGTTGCATCGCTTAAAAGAGGAGACAAGGTGA